In one window of Thermodesulfobacteriota bacterium DNA:
- the accD gene encoding acetyl-CoA carboxylase, carboxyltransferase subunit beta, whose protein sequence is MIWFKKDLFTNGEESKSVKVPFGLWVKCDHCGEIIYKKEVERNLDVCPKCDYHFRISAKARIEITFDEGTFREFDQAMEPVDALEFRDVKKYKDRLKSAQRETGLKDAMVSGEGLIGGERATAAVFEFSYMGGSMGSVVGEKIARAVERAVESRSGVVIFSSSGGARMQESILSLMQMAKTSAALAKLRESGLPYISVLTDPTMGGVSASFAMLGDVIIAEPRALIGFAGPRVIAETIRQKLPEGFQRSEYLLEHGIIDMIVERKLMKETISKLLSMLKG, encoded by the coding sequence ATGATCTGGTTCAAGAAAGACCTCTTCACGAACGGGGAAGAGAGCAAAAGCGTCAAGGTCCCTTTCGGGCTTTGGGTGAAATGCGACCACTGCGGCGAGATAATCTACAAGAAAGAGGTAGAGCGCAACCTCGACGTCTGCCCCAAGTGCGACTACCACTTCCGCATCTCCGCAAAGGCCAGGATAGAGATAACCTTCGACGAGGGGACATTCCGCGAGTTCGACCAGGCAATGGAGCCGGTGGACGCCCTGGAGTTCAGGGACGTAAAGAAGTACAAGGACAGACTCAAGTCGGCGCAGAGGGAGACCGGGCTCAAGGACGCGATGGTCTCCGGCGAGGGCCTCATAGGCGGCGAGCGGGCTACCGCCGCTGTCTTCGAGTTCTCGTACATGGGCGGCTCGATGGGGTCGGTAGTGGGCGAGAAGATCGCCCGCGCGGTGGAGAGGGCGGTCGAAAGCCGCTCCGGCGTGGTCATATTCTCGTCGTCCGGAGGGGCCAGGATGCAGGAGTCGATACTTTCGCTCATGCAGATGGCCAAGACCTCGGCTGCGCTCGCGAAGCTCCGCGAATCAGGGCTCCCCTACATATCGGTCCTCACCGACCCAACGATGGGCGGCGTCTCGGCGAGCTTCGCCATGCTCGGCGACGTGATAATCGCCGAGCCCAGGGCTCTCATCGGCTTCGCGGGCCCCAGGGTCATAGCCGAAACAATTAGGCAGAAGCTCCCTGAAGGCTTCCAGAGGTCCGAGTATCTCCTCGAGCACGGCATTATCGACATGATAGTCGAAAGGAAGCTCATGAAGGAGACGATCTCGAAGCTCCTTTCCATGCTCAAGGGCTGA
- the trpA gene encoding tryptophan synthase subunit alpha: protein MAVKGKNRIESLFERLRADGRKALITFVTAGDPDLATSKKIVRELESAGADLIELGIPFSDPMADGPTIQASSERALKKDVHIDEVLGLVREIRKGSEIPIVLFGYYNPVFSYGLKRFAKEIRAAGADGVLIVDLPAEEADELKAELDRNSVDLIFLLTPTSDERRMRLVASKASGFIYFVSVTGVTGARKSVSADIPAYVRRLRKFTKLPIGVGFGISTPKQAREVCKSADAAVVGSAIVNIIAGMKGSKKRMGELGAFVSGLKKGISRP, encoded by the coding sequence ATGGCCGTAAAGGGAAAAAACAGGATAGAATCACTATTCGAGAGGCTCAGGGCGGACGGGAGAAAGGCGCTGATCACATTCGTCACAGCCGGCGACCCTGACCTCGCGACCTCGAAAAAAATCGTCCGGGAGCTTGAGAGTGCCGGGGCAGACCTCATAGAGCTCGGCATCCCCTTCTCCGACCCAATGGCGGACGGCCCGACGATACAGGCCTCGTCGGAGCGCGCTCTCAAGAAGGATGTCCATATCGATGAAGTGCTGGGACTCGTCCGCGAGATAAGGAAAGGAAGCGAAATACCGATCGTCCTCTTCGGCTACTATAATCCGGTCTTCAGCTACGGCCTTAAGAGGTTCGCGAAGGAAATCCGCGCCGCCGGGGCAGACGGGGTCCTCATAGTGGACCTCCCCGCAGAGGAGGCCGACGAGCTCAAAGCTGAGCTCGACAGGAACTCCGTGGACCTCATATTCCTCCTTACGCCCACGAGCGACGAGAGGAGGATGCGGCTTGTGGCCTCGAAGGCGTCGGGGTTCATATACTTCGTAAGCGTCACGGGGGTCACCGGCGCTCGGAAGAGCGTCTCTGCTGACATCCCCGCTTATGTGAGGCGCTTAAGGAAATTCACGAAGCTTCCGATAGGAGTGGGCTTCGGCATCTCGACGCCAAAGCAGGCGCGCGAGGTCTGCAAAAGCGCGGACGCGGCTGTAGTCGGGAGCGCGATCGTAAACATAATCGCGGGCATGAAGGGCTCGAAAAAGCGCATGGGCGAGCTTGGGGCTTTTGTCTCGGGGCTTAAAAAAGGCATAAGCAGGCCTTAA
- the trpB gene encoding tryptophan synthase subunit beta, with protein sequence MRKTGKGSRASAQNGSRPGRVPDRLGHFGIYGGRYISETLMPAVVELEEAYLKWKKDPEFKKEFAYYLGEYVGRPTPLYYAERLTKKAGGADIFLKREDLCHTGAHKINNTIGQILLAKRMGKKRVIAETGAGQHGVATATVAAMFGLECEIYMGEDDIKRQLPNVFRMKLLGAKVTPVTSGSRTLKDAMNEALRDWVTNVYNTFYIIGTVAGPHPYPMLVRDFQSIIGVEARKQMREMTGGLPELLVACVGGGSNAIGLFHAFLEDRKVRMAGVEAGGEGLRTGRHAASINGGRVGVLHGNKTYLLQDNYGQIIDTHSISAGLDYPGVGPEHAYLNDTGRVGYTTITDKEALEGFKALTLSEGIIPALESSHAVAYAMKAAREMKKGSKIIVCLSGRGDKDLNTVSKAFNFEI encoded by the coding sequence ATGAGAAAAACAGGCAAGGGCAGCAGGGCTTCGGCGCAAAATGGTTCACGACCCGGCAGGGTACCGGACAGGCTCGGCCACTTCGGCATCTACGGCGGAAGATACATCTCCGAGACCCTTATGCCCGCCGTGGTGGAGCTCGAAGAGGCCTATCTAAAGTGGAAGAAAGACCCGGAGTTCAAGAAGGAATTCGCCTACTACCTCGGCGAGTACGTCGGAAGGCCGACCCCGTTATACTACGCGGAGAGGCTCACGAAGAAGGCCGGCGGCGCCGACATATTCCTTAAAAGGGAGGACCTCTGCCACACCGGCGCGCACAAGATAAACAACACCATCGGCCAGATACTCCTCGCGAAGAGAATGGGGAAGAAACGCGTCATTGCGGAAACCGGCGCGGGCCAGCACGGGGTGGCGACCGCCACGGTCGCGGCGATGTTCGGCCTCGAATGCGAGATATACATGGGAGAGGACGACATAAAAAGGCAGCTCCCCAACGTCTTCAGGATGAAGCTCCTGGGCGCGAAGGTGACCCCCGTGACCTCGGGCAGCAGGACGCTTAAAGACGCCATGAACGAGGCGCTCCGTGACTGGGTAACGAACGTCTACAATACCTTTTACATAATAGGGACTGTCGCGGGGCCGCACCCCTACCCCATGCTCGTCAGGGACTTCCAGTCGATAATAGGCGTTGAGGCGAGAAAGCAGATGCGGGAGATGACCGGCGGGCTTCCCGAGCTGCTTGTTGCCTGCGTGGGCGGCGGCAGCAACGCCATAGGCCTTTTCCACGCATTCCTCGAAGACAGGAAAGTCAGGATGGCGGGGGTCGAGGCCGGGGGCGAGGGCTTGAGGACCGGCAGGCACGCGGCATCGATAAACGGCGGAAGGGTCGGCGTGCTCCACGGCAACAAGACCTATCTCCTGCAGGACAATTACGGCCAGATAATAGACACCCACTCCATATCGGCAGGTCTCGACTACCCCGGCGTAGGCCCGGAGCACGCGTACCTCAACGATACGGGCAGGGTCGGGTATACTACCATCACCGATAAAGAGGCGCTCGAAGGCTTCAAGGCGCTTACGCTCTCAGAGGGCATCATACCCGCGCTCGAAAGCTCCCATGCGGTCGCGTATGCCATGAAGGCGGCAAGGGAGATGAAGAAGGGCTCGAAGATAATAGTCTGCCTCTCGGGGAGGGGCGATAAGGACCTGAATACCGTATCGAAGGCCTTCAATTTCGAGATATGA
- a CDS encoding folylpolyglutamate synthase/dihydrofolate synthase family protein, producing MKTTQQIGLFERHADPALRFLYGLEKHGIKPGLGRINKIVSLLGGPQKSFPVVHVAGTNGKGSTSAIIASILQEAGLRTGLYTSPHLEKFNERIRVSGKMITGPELIRAVKAVRSAARKMAGSSPLTFFEFTTAMAFLHFREKKVDMAVIETGMGGRFDATNVVTPEVSVITNIGMDHTRFLGKSLEDIAFEKAGIIKPGTPVVTGEGRKGPLSVIRKTAKRLSAPLHVIDKDFSATGGPRSFAYDGVNSRLVSLKLGLLGPHQVRNAACALAAIEVLRGKGFEIPAKAAREGLKKAAWPGRFEIISRRPLVVLDGAHNPAGARTLALALEGLGKKPVLVLGVMADKDMDGILREILPSCGTVIATSPRNERSENAFALAEKIKRLGKDAVARESVKEAVKEAVLRAGTHGAVCVTGSLFTVGEARGYLRRAVLLKRYILFI from the coding sequence TTGAAGACGACACAGCAGATTGGGCTTTTCGAGCGGCATGCCGACCCGGCCCTCAGATTCCTCTATGGCCTCGAGAAGCACGGCATAAAACCCGGCCTCGGGAGAATAAATAAAATAGTCTCGCTCCTCGGAGGCCCCCAGAAGAGCTTCCCTGTCGTTCACGTGGCCGGCACCAACGGCAAGGGTTCCACGTCCGCCATCATAGCATCCATACTCCAGGAAGCCGGCCTCCGGACAGGCCTTTACACCTCGCCCCACCTCGAAAAGTTCAATGAGAGAATACGCGTCTCCGGGAAGATGATAACCGGACCGGAGCTCATCCGCGCGGTCAAGGCCGTCAGGTCGGCGGCGAGGAAGATGGCCGGCAGCTCCCCCCTCACTTTCTTCGAGTTCACGACCGCGATGGCGTTCCTGCATTTCAGGGAAAAGAAGGTCGATATGGCGGTAATCGAGACCGGCATGGGCGGGAGGTTCGACGCGACGAACGTAGTCACCCCGGAAGTGTCCGTGATAACAAACATAGGCATGGACCATACGCGCTTTCTCGGCAAAAGCCTCGAAGACATAGCCTTTGAAAAGGCGGGGATAATAAAACCAGGAACGCCTGTGGTAACGGGAGAGGGCAGAAAGGGCCCCCTCTCCGTAATAAGGAAGACCGCAAAACGCCTGTCCGCGCCGCTCCATGTAATCGACAAGGATTTCAGCGCCACAGGCGGGCCGCGCTCATTCGCTTACGATGGAGTCAACAGCCGCCTTGTAAGCCTGAAGCTCGGGCTCCTGGGCCCCCACCAGGTAAGGAACGCGGCGTGCGCGCTCGCGGCAATAGAGGTGCTCAGGGGAAAGGGCTTCGAAATCCCGGCAAAGGCTGCAAGGGAAGGACTTAAAAAAGCCGCCTGGCCGGGCAGGTTCGAGATCATCTCAAGAAGGCCCCTGGTCGTGCTCGACGGCGCGCACAACCCGGCCGGCGCAAGGACGCTCGCCCTTGCACTTGAGGGCCTTGGGAAAAAACCCGTGCTTGTGCTTGGCGTAATGGCGGACAAGGACATGGACGGCATACTCAGGGAGATCCTCCCCTCGTGTGGGACGGTAATCGCTACGAGCCCGAGGAACGAGCGCTCCGAGAACGCCTTTGCGCTGGCTGAAAAAATAAAACGGCTCGGGAAAGATGCAGTCGCAAGGGAAAGCGTAAAAGAGGCCGTTAAAGAGGCCGTCCTGAGGGCAGGCACGCACGGCGCGGTCTGCGTGACAGGCTCGCTCTTCACGGTCGGAGAGGCAAGGGGTTATCTGAGGAGGGCCGTCCTGCTTAAAAGGTACATCCTTTTTATTTAA
- a CDS encoding phosphoribosylanthranilate isomerase, translated as MSKSIRVKICGITNLEDALKAAELGADSLGFIFYKKSPRHISPRTAGLIIRELPPFVTPVGVFVDEELSRAAATVAETGICTAQLHGNETPEYCERLGIKVIKAIRVRDMADINRLRPYSVSAYLLDTFKEGVHGGTGETFDWDIAVEAKALGRIVLSGGLNPENVKEAVEKVRPYAVDACSGVEMKDRPGRKDHAKLKEFMERVRG; from the coding sequence GTGTCAAAGAGTATACGGGTAAAGATATGTGGAATCACAAACCTTGAGGACGCGCTCAAGGCCGCCGAGCTCGGGGCCGATTCGCTTGGCTTCATCTTCTACAAGAAGAGCCCGAGGCACATAAGCCCGAGGACGGCAGGGCTCATAATAAGGGAGCTGCCGCCTTTCGTGACCCCTGTCGGCGTCTTCGTGGACGAGGAGCTTTCAAGGGCTGCCGCGACCGTTGCCGAGACGGGAATATGCACGGCGCAGCTACACGGCAACGAGACGCCGGAGTACTGCGAACGGCTCGGCATAAAGGTAATAAAGGCCATAAGGGTCAGGGACATGGCCGACATAAACAGGCTCAGGCCCTACAGCGTCTCGGCCTACCTCCTCGACACCTTCAAGGAGGGGGTCCACGGCGGCACAGGCGAGACCTTCGACTGGGACATAGCAGTGGAGGCAAAGGCGCTCGGGCGCATCGTACTCTCAGGCGGCCTGAACCCGGAAAACGTGAAAGAGGCCGTGGAGAAGGTCAGGCCATACGCGGTGGACGCCTGCTCCGGCGTGGAGATGAAGGACAGGCCGGGCAGGAAGGACCACGCAAAGCTTAAGGAATTCATGGAGCGGGTAAGAGGATGA